In Candidatus Contubernalis alkalaceticus, the following proteins share a genomic window:
- the ftsE gene encoding cell division ATP-binding protein FtsE, protein MIQLNNVTKRYPNGLEALKNISLTIEKGEFVFLVGPSGAGKTTILKLLYRELLPTNGSIRVLGRDVVKLKKSRVPYFRRNIGLVFQDYRLLTDRTVYENVAFALRVIETPGREIKKRVLESLALVGLGEKFKVKPTELSGGEQQRVSLARAIVNQPAIILADEPTGNLDPETSKDIVNLLRVINLRGSTIVMGTHDQEIVDRLRKRVVEVEGGMIVRDQLKGAYRNEA, encoded by the coding sequence ATGATCCAATTGAATAATGTGACAAAAAGATATCCCAATGGACTGGAAGCTCTTAAAAACATTAGTTTAACTATTGAAAAAGGAGAGTTTGTTTTTTTGGTAGGGCCAAGTGGAGCCGGCAAGACGACAATTTTAAAATTATTGTATAGGGAGCTTTTACCTACCAACGGCAGCATCAGAGTTCTGGGAAGAGACGTAGTTAAATTAAAAAAAAGTAGAGTTCCTTATTTCCGAAGGAATATAGGTTTAGTATTTCAAGATTACAGGCTTTTAACCGATAGAACTGTTTATGAAAATGTGGCCTTTGCCCTCAGAGTAATAGAAACACCAGGTAGGGAAATAAAAAAAAGAGTTCTGGAGTCTCTGGCATTGGTGGGCTTAGGGGAAAAATTTAAAGTTAAACCTACGGAGCTTTCTGGTGGGGAACAGCAGCGGGTGTCCTTGGCCAGGGCTATTGTTAATCAGCCGGCTATAATTTTAGCAGATGAACCTACGGGAAATTTAGATCCCGAAACCTCTAAAGATATTGTTAACCTGCTCAGGGTAATTAACTTGAGGGGTTCTACAATTGTTATGGGTACCCATGACCAGGAAATTGTAGACCGCCTGCGTAAGAGAGTGGTGGAAGTTGAGGGAGGCATGATTGTCAGGGATCAGCTGAAGGGGGCTTATCGAAATGAAGCCTAG
- the ftsX gene encoding permease-like cell division protein FtsX yields MKPRTWGYFILEALRSIFRNTWMSLASVGVVIITLFLLGSFMLLNYNIDFLSSDIKSQIEVVVVLDEDLPRTQVDQLHTKIKGFEGIQEVTFVSREEALERLRIQMGEQSHLLEGYENQGNNPLWDSFEVKTVVPEDVPKLAGEIEGLSGVVRVDYGSEVLEKLFSITRILNWVGVAFMIGLAVSATFLIANTIKLTVFTRKQEITIMKTVGATDWFIRWPFVIEGLVLGVIGSLVPVVGLFYGYRYIVEWVAINIPFLSLMPVMDVFNFLLQTLFILGIGLGVLGSSFSLRKFLKV; encoded by the coding sequence ATGAAGCCTAGAACATGGGGTTATTTTATTTTAGAAGCGTTACGAAGTATTTTTCGAAACACTTGGATGAGTCTGGCCTCGGTGGGAGTCGTAATTATTACCCTTTTCTTATTAGGGAGTTTTATGCTGTTGAACTACAATATCGATTTCTTGTCCTCAGATATTAAATCGCAAATTGAAGTGGTGGTGGTTTTAGATGAAGACTTACCCAGGACACAAGTTGATCAGCTGCATACAAAAATTAAGGGTTTTGAAGGAATCCAGGAGGTGACCTTTGTTTCCAGAGAGGAAGCACTGGAAAGGCTCAGAATTCAGATGGGGGAACAGAGCCATCTGTTGGAGGGTTATGAAAATCAAGGCAATAACCCCTTATGGGATTCTTTTGAAGTTAAAACTGTTGTTCCTGAAGATGTGCCGAAATTGGCCGGAGAAATAGAAGGGCTTTCGGGAGTAGTCAGGGTGGATTACGGCAGTGAAGTTTTAGAGAAGCTGTTTTCCATTACCCGTATACTAAACTGGGTTGGAGTTGCCTTCATGATTGGGCTGGCTGTCTCTGCCACGTTTTTAATTGCCAATACTATTAAGCTGACGGTGTTTACACGAAAACAGGAAATTACAATTATGAAAACTGTGGGTGCCACAGACTGGTTTATTCGCTGGCCCTTTGTGATTGAAGGGCTGGTGTTGGGGGTTATAGGGTCCCTGGTGCCGGTAGTGGGATTGTTTTACGGTTATCGGTATATAGTGGAATGGGTGGCCATAAATATACCTTTTTTAAGTCTAATGCCGGTGATGGATGTATTTAATTTTTTGCTTCAGACTCTTTTTATACTGGGGATTGGATTGGGAGTGCTGGGAAGCAGTTTTTCCCTTAGGAAATTTTTAAAAGTATAG
- a CDS encoding murein hydrolase activator EnvC family protein, whose amino-acid sequence MQGKKEKKAIHILLVLLFCFSLTATAFAGTIGEKQDELKDVRGEISNKQGELKEYKSQEDRLLSEINEIDYQLKQAKEELAKINNDINNIEEQILVKEMEIEEKEKEIAEVLAWLEEQDELVKTRIRAIYENGSLSYLEVLFTSSGFNDFLTRFNYMKSILDSDVSLFNQINQEREKLEIQRAELKFQKDELEGFRQTLLGLKRSQLDKQEQIDRQSRERNALLSQVRQAIDAQEKAIRDLEAESKQIEQLIRQMQDEARRQQAAPTGQLSWPVPEYGRGWITSPFGYRVDPITRQAGSFHGGIDIGIPHSRWPGSSHYNGSPVNIVAAESGTVILARYYGGYGNCVIIDHGGGLTTVYAHAHALHVSNGQQVSRGQSLAIVGSTGSSTGPHLHFEVWVNGTRVNPLNYY is encoded by the coding sequence TTGCAAGGAAAAAAGGAAAAAAAAGCAATTCATATTTTACTGGTATTACTTTTTTGTTTTTCCCTTACAGCAACAGCCTTTGCGGGTACCATAGGTGAAAAACAGGATGAATTGAAGGATGTGCGGGGTGAAATAAGCAATAAACAGGGTGAACTGAAAGAGTATAAGTCCCAGGAAGATAGACTGCTGTCAGAAATTAATGAAATTGACTATCAGCTTAAGCAGGCGAAAGAAGAATTAGCAAAGATAAATAATGACATCAATAATATCGAAGAGCAGATTTTAGTAAAAGAAATGGAAATAGAGGAAAAAGAAAAAGAGATTGCAGAGGTGTTGGCCTGGCTGGAGGAACAGGATGAGCTGGTAAAAACAAGAATCAGGGCAATCTATGAAAACGGTTCCCTAAGCTATCTGGAGGTACTCTTTACATCATCAGGATTTAATGATTTTCTAACCCGCTTTAATTATATGAAGAGTATCTTAGACAGTGATGTAAGTCTGTTTAACCAGATTAATCAGGAGAGGGAAAAACTTGAAATCCAGAGGGCGGAACTAAAGTTTCAGAAGGATGAACTGGAAGGTTTCAGACAGACACTGCTTGGGTTAAAAAGATCTCAGTTGGACAAGCAGGAACAAATTGACCGGCAGTCCAGGGAAAGGAATGCCCTGCTTTCCCAGGTGAGGCAGGCTATTGACGCTCAGGAAAAAGCGATTAGGGATCTGGAGGCCGAATCAAAGCAGATTGAACAATTAATCAGGCAGATGCAGGATGAGGCAAGAAGGCAGCAGGCAGCTCCCACTGGTCAGCTATCCTGGCCGGTTCCTGAGTACGGAAGAGGTTGGATTACCTCCCCATTTGGATATCGGGTTGATCCTATTACCAGGCAGGCGGGTTCTTTCCACGGTGGAATTGATATAGGTATTCCCCACAGCCGCTGGCCGGGAAGTTCCCACTATAATGGGAGTCCCGTTAACATTGTGGCAGCGGAAAGCGGTACTGTTATTTTAGCAAGGTATTACGGCGGCTATGGAAATTGTGTAATCATTGATCATGGAGGAGGGTTAACTACTGTTTACGCTCACGCTCACGCCCTTCATGTTTCCAACGGCCAGCAGGTTAGCCGGGGACAGTCACTGGCCATTGTGGGTTCCACCGGTTCCAGTACCGGGCCTCATCTTCATTTTGAGGTGTGGGTAAACGGGACAAGGGTAAATCCTCTTAATTATTATTAA
- a CDS encoding S41 family peptidase: protein MRDKKIMIALLCMLVFVSNIATYHFTSKHFSGQDSALLEELLPGEEEVQAERDNSYPEELELFLKVYQSLISRYIEKVPPEQLLKGAIQGMVGSLGDPQTYFLDEEELENIHIKISGSFSGIGIEVSVVNDRITVIAPIKGSPGEKVGLVSGDQILAVDGESLEGVSLVEAISRIRGPENTQVNLTIKREGFSEFFEFEVKRENIVLDTVSSKILEGDIGYIQVTNFDEHTGYNFKYELEKLEDEDIQGLILDLRNNPGGVLQGAVELGELLVPQGPITFMVNSEGEVIRSYYSSARAKEYEIVVLVNAYSASASEIIAGALQDTDAAVLVGVNTYGKSTVQTIENFYGEDVGLRLTVAKYLTPEHRDIHSVGLEPDIYVELPEIFNYYRFPFTRELSFGNYGDDVKIFQKMLEGLGYNFEMEGYFDEKTVENLKVFQKANNLGPSGILESTTLRVLYEKVEKELAGLDTQLNTAIEYIQGLAETVPEP, encoded by the coding sequence ATGAGAGATAAAAAAATTATGATTGCGTTGCTATGTATGCTGGTTTTTGTCAGTAACATAGCAACGTATCATTTTACCAGTAAACATTTTTCTGGCCAAGATTCTGCTCTACTGGAAGAGCTCTTGCCTGGAGAAGAGGAAGTTCAAGCTGAAAGGGATAATTCTTATCCGGAGGAATTGGAATTATTTTTAAAAGTATACCAATCCCTGATCAGCCGGTATATTGAAAAGGTTCCACCTGAGCAGCTGCTTAAAGGAGCCATCCAAGGAATGGTTGGGTCCTTGGGGGACCCGCAGACTTATTTTTTAGATGAGGAAGAGCTGGAAAACATTCATATTAAAATATCAGGTTCTTTCAGCGGGATTGGCATAGAGGTTTCGGTAGTAAATGACCGAATAACGGTAATTGCTCCCATAAAGGGAAGCCCGGGGGAAAAGGTGGGGCTGGTCTCCGGGGATCAAATATTGGCGGTGGACGGGGAAAGCCTGGAGGGGGTTTCTCTGGTGGAGGCTATAAGTAGAATTAGAGGGCCGGAAAATACCCAGGTTAATCTCACCATAAAAAGAGAGGGATTCAGTGAATTCTTTGAATTTGAAGTTAAAAGAGAAAATATAGTATTGGATACGGTGAGTTCTAAAATCCTGGAAGGTGATATAGGTTATATACAGGTTACCAATTTTGATGAACATACCGGTTACAATTTCAAGTATGAACTGGAAAAGCTGGAGGATGAAGATATTCAGGGGTTGATCCTGGACTTAAGGAATAATCCTGGTGGAGTACTGCAGGGGGCGGTTGAACTGGGAGAACTATTAGTCCCACAGGGACCCATAACCTTTATGGTGAATTCCGAGGGAGAAGTGATCAGGTCTTACTATTCTTCAGCCCGGGCCAAAGAATACGAAATAGTGGTGCTGGTTAATGCGTATTCAGCCAGTGCATCTGAGATTATTGCTGGAGCGCTTCAGGATACTGATGCTGCTGTGCTGGTTGGAGTTAATACCTACGGTAAATCAACGGTGCAGACTATTGAAAACTTTTATGGCGAAGATGTGGGTTTGCGGTTAACCGTAGCTAAATATCTCACTCCTGAGCACAGGGATATTCACAGCGTTGGACTGGAGCCGGATATTTATGTTGAGCTCCCCGAGATATTTAACTATTATCGTTTTCCTTTTACCAGGGAGCTCTCTTTTGGAAACTATGGAGATGATGTTAAAATTTTTCAAAAAATGCTGGAAGGCTTAGGCTATAATTTTGAGATGGAAGGGTATTTTGATGAAAAAACTGTTGAGAATTTAAAAGTTTTTCAAAAAGCTAATAATTTAGGCCCCAGTGGAATACTGGAAAGCACCACCTTAAGAGTACTCTATGAAAAAGTGGAAAAAGAGCTGGCAGGTTTGGATACACAGTTGAACACCGCTATAGAGTATATTCAAGGTTTGGCGGAAACTGTTCCGGAGCCATAA
- a CDS encoding site-2 protease family protein: MNTVIEMLGMLSNSFLYTFGNFIFWLVVLLVVFQYKKTVGMEVKMFGVPKNSILRQTLVSAGFGILGGILASVMLIIVGISLDQVGIIYLWPLAILFMFINPRYICFAYAGGIIGLLSMVSKGLSPILPNNIFLEGLININVPGLMALIGILHLTESLLIALSGHIGVSPLFIKNNSGQVVGGFSLQKFWPLPIVGLITILVPEAVQQLPQGLEMPTWWPLLGSSQILEEGVKAAFMMLPIAAGLGYGDISISSFPREKTLRSAKNLSGYSLLLLGLAILAYYRVELMFLAVIFAPLGHEYLIIKGNREEFSKEPIFVPPEKGIKILDTLPGYPGHKAGLSSGDVIMRINDCIMEDRSDLNRCIQSEEKHFTLWVEKVNGKKVKYRINLESSPKKLGIILVPDSQTSTYVELKQRSLLDSLKERLPRKK; encoded by the coding sequence ATGAATACTGTAATAGAGATGCTTGGCATGCTTTCTAATAGTTTTTTGTACACATTTGGGAATTTTATATTCTGGTTGGTGGTTTTACTGGTAGTTTTTCAATATAAGAAAACTGTTGGCATGGAGGTTAAAATGTTCGGGGTGCCTAAAAACAGTATACTGCGCCAAACATTAGTTTCGGCAGGCTTTGGTATTTTAGGAGGGATATTGGCCAGTGTCATGCTGATTATTGTGGGCATTTCGTTGGATCAGGTAGGAATTATATATCTGTGGCCATTGGCTATTTTATTTATGTTTATAAATCCTCGCTATATCTGTTTTGCTTATGCCGGGGGGATTATTGGACTTTTGAGTATGGTATCTAAAGGCCTTTCCCCGATTCTTCCCAATAATATTTTTTTAGAGGGGTTAATAAACATAAACGTTCCCGGCTTGATGGCCTTGATTGGCATCCTGCATCTGACGGAAAGCCTGCTCATTGCCTTAAGCGGACATATAGGAGTGAGCCCTCTCTTTATTAAAAATAATTCCGGCCAGGTGGTAGGGGGGTTCAGCCTGCAAAAATTCTGGCCTCTGCCTATTGTAGGTTTAATTACTATATTGGTGCCTGAGGCGGTGCAGCAGCTTCCGCAGGGCCTTGAAATGCCAACATGGTGGCCCTTATTAGGTTCTTCTCAAATTTTAGAAGAAGGGGTCAAGGCTGCTTTTATGATGCTTCCCATCGCTGCCGGATTGGGTTACGGCGATATTTCTATATCCTCCTTTCCCCGGGAAAAGACTCTACGCTCGGCCAAAAATTTAAGCGGTTACAGCCTCCTTCTGTTGGGACTGGCTATTTTGGCATACTACCGGGTAGAATTAATGTTTTTAGCAGTTATTTTTGCCCCCCTGGGCCATGAGTATTTAATTATCAAAGGAAACAGGGAAGAATTCTCCAAGGAACCAATATTTGTTCCACCGGAAAAAGGCATTAAAATTTTAGACACACTGCCTGGTTATCCTGGCCATAAGGCCGGTTTAAGCAGCGGGGATGTTATTATGAGGATAAATGATTGTATTATGGAAGACCGCAGCGATTTGAACCGCTGCATACAGTCTGAAGAGAAGCATTTTACCCTGTGGGTAGAAAAGGTCAATGGGAAAAAAGTAAAGTATCGCATTAACCTGGAATCCTCTCCGAAAAAACTGGGGATTATTTTAGTTCCCGATTCTCAGACTTCCACATATGTGGAATTAAAGCAGCGAAGCCTTTTGGATTCCCTTAAGGAAAGGCTGCCCAGAAAGAAATAG
- a CDS encoding L-lactate MFS transporter, with the protein MSNQSTGNRGMVVALAGMGVNLCLGVLYSWGAFQGVLVVEPLNWTSTQSQIPYMIACFIFAVSMVPGGRLQDRIGPRTVIIAAGVLALIGMVLSGFLITPVGLSISFGIVFGLAMGFGYAAPTPAAVKWFGPHKRGLISGIVVSGFGLAGVYVAPLSRYLLAQFGLANTFIILGIAYGIIIILLAQLISNPPAGYIPEPPPEHLASKFAAKAKGLVVDWDYKQMMKTPQFYGLWGMFCIGTFAGLLIIGQLRRIGIEQAALNDGLAFWLISMYAVFNWGGRIGCGIIADKLGFRNTLVAMFILQVAVFALFSTFVTAVPLFIATALVAFAFGGMLTIFPAITANYFGVKNLGVNYGLVFTAWGGGGVFGPLVGGLVRDATGTFGVAYTISAVLSVLGIILAVTMKAPKDIQEEEQLTASS; encoded by the coding sequence ATGTCAAATCAAAGCACAGGTAACAGAGGAATGGTAGTCGCCCTTGCAGGTATGGGTGTTAACCTTTGCCTCGGGGTGCTATATTCTTGGGGAGCTTTTCAGGGTGTCCTGGTTGTTGAACCATTAAACTGGACATCAACTCAATCACAAATCCCTTATATGATTGCTTGTTTCATTTTTGCAGTTTCAATGGTTCCCGGCGGCCGCCTTCAGGATAGGATTGGTCCCAGGACAGTTATTATAGCAGCTGGTGTGCTGGCCCTAATAGGTATGGTCTTGTCAGGCTTTTTAATTACACCGGTGGGATTGTCAATTTCTTTCGGTATTGTATTCGGTCTGGCTATGGGTTTTGGTTATGCGGCTCCTACTCCAGCAGCCGTAAAGTGGTTTGGCCCTCATAAAAGAGGTCTAATCTCCGGTATTGTGGTCAGTGGTTTTGGTTTGGCCGGAGTATATGTAGCACCTCTGTCCAGGTATCTTTTGGCACAGTTCGGCCTTGCAAATACTTTTATTATTCTTGGTATTGCTTATGGTATTATCATTATTCTGCTGGCTCAGCTTATTTCCAACCCACCCGCAGGGTACATTCCAGAACCTCCTCCTGAACACCTGGCTTCTAAATTTGCCGCTAAAGCCAAGGGCCTGGTGGTTGACTGGGATTACAAGCAAATGATGAAAACTCCGCAGTTTTACGGTTTATGGGGCATGTTTTGTATCGGAACCTTTGCCGGTCTCTTGATTATCGGTCAGCTTCGAAGGATTGGTATCGAGCAGGCAGCCCTAAATGATGGTTTAGCTTTCTGGTTGATTTCCATGTATGCAGTATTTAACTGGGGTGGACGGATCGGCTGCGGTATTATTGCAGATAAATTAGGTTTTAGAAATACTTTAGTGGCCATGTTTATCCTGCAGGTTGCTGTTTTTGCCTTGTTCTCCACCTTTGTCACGGCAGTACCCCTCTTTATCGCCACCGCATTAGTTGCTTTTGCCTTCGGCGGGATGCTTACCATCTTCCCGGCTATAACAGCTAATTACTTCGGTGTTAAAAACCTGGGTGTAAACTACGGTTTAGTATTTACAGCCTGGGGCGGCGGAGGAGTTTTTGGCCCGCTGGTAGGAGGTCTCGTTCGGGATGCCACCGGAACATTCGGAGTTGCTTACACAATTTCCGCTGTTCTTAGTGTTCTCGGCATAATCCTGGCGGTAACCATGAAAGCTCCCAAAGACATCCAGGAGGAAGAGCAGTTGACTGCCTCTTCATAA
- the uvrB gene encoding excinuclease ABC subunit UvrB, which produces MEFKLVSDYIPGGDQPRAIKEISRGVFSGLDHQTLLGVTGSGKTFTMAQVINEVQRPTLVMAPNKTLAAQLCGEFKDFFPENAVEYFVSYYDYYQPEAYLPSSDTYIEKDASINDEIDKLRHSATSALLERRDVIIVASVSCIYGLGSPEEYRDQVLSLRVGMNREREDILRKLVSMQYSRNDIKFARGNFRVRGDILEIYPASYTEKALRIEMFGDEIERIREIDVVTGEMLGERQHAAVFPASHYVTSRPNMERAIKDIEEELESHLEELNRHSKLLEAQRLEQRTRYDLEMFREVGFCSGIENYSRHLTGRPPGSRPYTLLDFFPKDYLMIIDESHVTVPQIGGMYQGDRSRKQNLVDHGFRLPSAMDNRPLRFEEFEKMVNQVVYTSATPGPYELGCSRQIIEQIIRPTGLVDPQVEVRPVEGQIEDLFGEIRKRTEAKERVLVTTLTKKMSEDLTSYFKERGIKVRYLHSEIVTLERMEIIRDLRLGEFDVLVGINLLREGLDLPEVSLVAILDADKEGFLRSDRSLIQTIGRAARNVHGKVIMYGDTITRSMKKAIEETNRRRGLQVEFNQKHGITPETIKKAIRNVIEATRVAEEPSGYITMSEFSELSRKERKKLMDSLEKEMKQAAKELRFEKASEIRDILFELKSPVREEKK; this is translated from the coding sequence TTGGAATTTAAACTAGTTTCAGATTATATTCCCGGGGGAGATCAACCCCGGGCAATTAAAGAGATAAGCCGGGGGGTGTTCTCCGGGCTTGACCACCAAACCCTTTTGGGGGTAACCGGTTCGGGTAAAACTTTCACTATGGCCCAGGTTATAAATGAAGTTCAAAGGCCTACGCTGGTCATGGCTCCCAATAAAACTCTGGCAGCTCAGCTTTGCGGTGAATTTAAAGATTTTTTCCCAGAAAATGCCGTAGAATATTTTGTTAGCTATTACGATTACTATCAACCGGAAGCTTATCTTCCCTCCTCAGATACCTATATAGAAAAAGACGCTTCTATAAATGATGAGATTGATAAGCTGCGGCATTCGGCAACCAGTGCACTGCTGGAACGGCGGGATGTGATTATTGTAGCTAGTGTTTCTTGTATCTACGGTTTGGGTTCTCCGGAAGAGTACCGGGATCAGGTTCTATCTTTACGGGTGGGGATGAACCGGGAACGGGAGGATATATTAAGGAAGTTGGTAAGCATGCAGTATTCCCGCAATGATATTAAATTTGCCCGGGGTAATTTTCGGGTCAGAGGGGATATACTGGAGATATACCCGGCTTCTTATACGGAAAAGGCCCTGAGGATAGAAATGTTTGGCGATGAGATAGAAAGGATCCGGGAAATTGATGTGGTTACGGGGGAAATGCTGGGGGAACGTCAGCATGCGGCTGTCTTTCCGGCATCTCACTATGTTACCTCCCGTCCTAATATGGAACGGGCCATTAAAGATATTGAGGAGGAGCTGGAAAGCCATTTGGAGGAATTAAACCGGCACAGCAAACTGTTGGAGGCTCAGAGGCTGGAACAGCGGACCCGGTATGATTTGGAAATGTTTCGGGAAGTGGGTTTTTGTTCAGGAATTGAAAACTATTCCCGGCATTTAACAGGCCGGCCGCCGGGGAGCAGGCCCTATACACTGTTGGATTTTTTCCCTAAAGACTACCTGATGATTATTGACGAATCTCATGTCACCGTACCGCAGATTGGTGGAATGTACCAGGGAGATAGATCCCGCAAACAGAATTTGGTGGACCATGGGTTCAGGCTTCCTTCGGCAATGGACAACCGTCCGCTGCGCTTTGAGGAGTTTGAAAAGATGGTCAACCAGGTGGTTTACACCTCTGCCACTCCGGGGCCTTACGAACTGGGCTGCAGCCGGCAGATTATTGAACAAATTATCAGACCCACCGGCCTGGTGGATCCCCAGGTGGAGGTCCGCCCTGTGGAGGGGCAAATAGAAGATCTTTTCGGTGAAATTCGCAAACGGACGGAGGCTAAAGAGAGGGTACTGGTCACTACCTTGACTAAAAAAATGTCAGAGGACCTGACTAGTTATTTTAAGGAAAGGGGCATTAAAGTCCGTTATCTGCATTCTGAGATTGTAACTCTGGAGAGGATGGAAATAATCCGTGACTTAAGACTGGGGGAATTTGACGTGCTGGTGGGTATTAATCTGCTTCGGGAAGGCCTGGACCTGCCGGAGGTCTCCCTGGTAGCTATCCTGGATGCGGATAAGGAAGGGTTTTTACGTTCTGACCGTTCGCTAATTCAGACCATCGGACGGGCCGCCCGGAATGTTCATGGTAAGGTAATCATGTACGGAGATACAATAACCAGGTCCATGAAAAAAGCTATAGAAGAGACTAACCGCAGAAGAGGGCTGCAGGTTGAATTTAACCAGAAGCATGGTATTACTCCGGAAACTATAAAAAAAGCCATCAGAAATGTTATTGAGGCAACCCGGGTGGCGGAAGAGCCCTCTGGTTATATAACTATGAGTGAATTTTCCGAATTGTCCCGGAAGGAAAGAAAGAAGCTTATGGATAGCTTGGAGAAGGAAATGAAGCAGGCGGCTAAGGAACTAAGATTTGAAAAGGCATCAGAAATCAGGGACATTCTTTTTGAACTAAAAAGTCCAGTCCGGGAGGAGAAAAAATGA